From Sphingomonas nostoxanthinifaciens, a single genomic window includes:
- a CDS encoding L,D-transpeptidase translates to MALLLVGSALAASAAPAWGQGATASSPPELARVADTLKPGQWVWAASIAPAGPIMVYVDLSRQIATVYRNGVRIGVSTVSSGRDGYATPTGVFTILQKDANHHSNVYHNAPMLFQQRLTWDGVALHAGGLPGYPESHGCVHLPYGFSKELFAITGLGATVVIAGDAVNHVRTSDNSLLLPIDAKGQPAMPVLLGSGDYAWTPARAPTGPLTIIVSKSDQRVVVLRNGIEIGRSAAQVDDTDTGSHVITLTKQPNGAARWVYVGLPGHDEDAGRPLDEATLNRLRLPRAFYAALKPLLVPGTTILVTWSSVGDDGRRGRLTILDAVAPTP, encoded by the coding sequence ATGGCGCTGCTGCTCGTCGGCAGCGCATTGGCGGCTTCGGCCGCGCCGGCATGGGGGCAGGGCGCGACCGCCAGCTCGCCGCCCGAGCTGGCGCGCGTCGCGGACACGCTCAAGCCCGGCCAGTGGGTGTGGGCGGCGAGCATCGCGCCGGCGGGGCCGATCATGGTCTATGTCGATCTCTCGCGGCAGATCGCGACGGTCTATCGCAACGGCGTGCGCATCGGCGTGTCGACCGTGTCGTCGGGGCGCGATGGCTATGCGACGCCGACCGGCGTATTCACGATCCTGCAGAAGGACGCGAACCACCATTCCAACGTCTACCACAATGCCCCGATGCTGTTTCAGCAGCGGCTGACGTGGGACGGGGTGGCGCTGCATGCCGGCGGCCTGCCCGGTTACCCCGAAAGCCACGGCTGCGTGCATCTGCCCTATGGCTTCTCGAAGGAATTGTTCGCGATCACCGGGCTCGGCGCGACGGTGGTGATCGCGGGCGACGCAGTCAATCACGTCCGCACCAGCGATAACAGCCTGCTGCTGCCGATCGACGCCAAGGGCCAGCCGGCGATGCCGGTGCTGCTCGGCAGCGGCGACTATGCCTGGACGCCCGCGCGCGCGCCGACGGGCCCGCTTACCATCATCGTGTCGAAGAGCGACCAGCGCGTCGTCGTGCTGCGCAACGGCATCGAGATCGGGCGCAGCGCGGCGCAGGTGGACGATACCGACACCGGCTCGCACGTCATCACGTTGACCAAGCAGCCCAACGGCGCGGCGCGCTGGGTCTATGTCGGGCTGCCCGGCCATGACGAGGATGCCGGCCGTCCGCTCGACGAGGCGACGCTCAACCGGCTGCGCCTGCCGCGCGCCTTCTACGCCGCGCTCAAACCGTTGCTGGTACCGGGCACGACGATCCTCGTCACCTGGTCGAGTGTCGGCGACGACGGACGGCGCGGGCGGCTCACCATCCTCGACGCGGTGGCGCCGACCCCGTGA
- a CDS encoding LysR family transcriptional regulator yields the protein MAQPGTPTFDQLRIFLAVVDSGSFAGAGRRLNRAVSVISYGIANLEAQLGVLLFAREGTRKPVLTEAGRAVLAEARAVAGGLDGLRAKVKGLLDGLEAEVNLAVDVMLPTRRLGLVLRAFAEHYPTVTLRLHVEALGAVAALVLDGRAVIGLSGPLAAGIEGLDSVAAGRVAMVPVAAPDHPLARFDPIPPGAARDCVQLVLSDRSPLTEGRDFAVMSPRTWRLADLGAKHALLREGIGWGNMPLPLVEPDLVAGTLRRLVMPEGTGGMYGFAGIWRRDRPPGPAASWLLDQLVAHGRADAAEPGFADL from the coding sequence ATGGCACAGCCCGGCACGCCGACCTTCGATCAGCTCCGCATCTTCCTGGCGGTGGTCGATTCGGGGAGTTTCGCGGGGGCCGGGCGGCGGCTCAACCGTGCCGTCTCGGTCATCAGCTACGGCATCGCCAATCTGGAGGCGCAGCTCGGCGTTCTGCTGTTCGCGCGCGAAGGGACGCGCAAGCCGGTACTGACCGAGGCGGGGCGCGCCGTGCTGGCCGAGGCGCGTGCGGTCGCCGGCGGGCTCGACGGGCTACGCGCGAAGGTGAAGGGGCTGCTCGACGGGCTGGAGGCCGAGGTGAACCTCGCGGTCGACGTCATGCTACCGACGCGGCGGCTCGGGCTCGTGTTGCGCGCCTTCGCCGAACATTATCCCACCGTCACGCTGCGGCTGCACGTCGAGGCGCTCGGCGCGGTCGCGGCTTTGGTGCTGGACGGGCGCGCGGTGATCGGGCTGTCGGGGCCGCTGGCGGCGGGGATCGAAGGGCTCGATTCGGTCGCGGCGGGGCGCGTGGCGATGGTGCCGGTGGCGGCGCCCGATCATCCGCTGGCGCGGTTCGATCCGATCCCACCCGGCGCCGCGCGCGATTGCGTGCAACTGGTGCTGTCCGATCGTTCGCCGCTGACCGAGGGGCGCGATTTCGCGGTGATGAGCCCGCGCACGTGGCGGCTCGCCGATCTCGGCGCCAAGCATGCATTGCTGCGCGAGGGGATCGGCTGGGGCAACATGCCGCTGCCGCTGGTCGAGCCCGATCTGGTCGCGGGCACGCTCCGCCGGCTGGTGATGCCCGAAGGTACCGGCGGCATGTACGGCTTTGCCGGCATCTGGCGGCGTGACCGACCACCGGGGCCGGCGGCGTCGTGGCTGCTCGACCAATTGGTGGCCCACGGCCGCGCCGATGCGGCGGAGCCTGGATTCGCGGACCTATAA
- a CDS encoding pirin family protein produces MIDLRPFNTLGGENHGWLDAKHHFSFANYYDPARTSWGNLRVWNDDTIAPNTGFPPHPHRDMEIITYVREGAITHQDNLGNKGRTEAGDVQVMSAGTGIAHSEYNREDVTTQIFQIWILPTRTGEKPSWGARPFPKGERSGQFVVLASGLANDNDALPIRTDARVVGATLKAGETADYPLGKDRRGYLVPATGAVEIDGTRVNARDGAAISDVEVLRVTAIEDSEIVLVDAA; encoded by the coding sequence ATGATCGACCTTCGGCCCTTCAACACGCTCGGTGGCGAGAACCATGGCTGGCTCGATGCCAAGCATCATTTCTCGTTCGCCAATTATTATGATCCGGCACGGACGAGCTGGGGCAATCTGCGCGTCTGGAACGACGACACGATCGCGCCCAACACCGGCTTCCCGCCGCACCCACACCGCGACATGGAGATCATCACCTACGTCCGCGAAGGCGCGATCACGCACCAGGACAATCTGGGCAACAAAGGCCGCACCGAGGCGGGCGACGTGCAGGTGATGAGCGCCGGCACCGGCATCGCGCATTCCGAATATAACCGCGAGGACGTGACCACGCAGATCTTCCAGATCTGGATCCTGCCCACGCGCACCGGTGAGAAGCCGAGCTGGGGCGCACGCCCGTTCCCGAAGGGCGAGCGGTCGGGCCAGTTCGTGGTGCTCGCATCGGGCCTCGCCAACGATAACGACGCCCTGCCGATCCGCACCGACGCGCGCGTCGTCGGCGCGACGCTGAAGGCCGGCGAGACCGCCGACTATCCGCTCGGCAAGGATCGCCGCGGCTATCTCGTCCCCGCCACCGGCGCGGTCGAGATCGACGGCACCCGCGTCAACGCGCGCGATGGTGCGGCGATCAGCGACGTCGAGGTGCTGCGCGTCACCGCGATCGAGGATAGCGAGATCGTGCTGGTCGACGCCGCCTGA